In the genome of Chryseobacterium oryzae, one region contains:
- a CDS encoding T9SS type B sorting domain-containing protein has product MKRFLLSLVLIFLSFSSLFAQRDTEHWIAPYYYSTSYTQALYLSTDSVTPFQVTIYSNNTPLPNGVVTISKNNPVVFPVPAGTVSTNSNSEAFNVINKGMYLNGAKPFYCTLRMVSSTTHAEILTSKGKAGIGNKFYVAGTPYDGSTDSLYNFTAGVLATENNTVVTVTWTGSISFYGGGVPPSNTKTFTLNKGQSFIFAGSGDGTSPFTGAKIVSNKPITLTNGNVNGNFGNNPSGSDAVLDQSVPVERLGSTFAMVRTRSTNDDLEGAIIVATEDNTQIFLNGSNIPAATKNEGEWFRVTGASYIQQGGASSNHYNMLVSTSKNAYVYQLVSVLNSNATCGFNYIPPLSCFLPKKIDEIPLINEMPLGTGSTSTVPSGVVIKLNILTEAGANVTVNGVAPTAAQGPFQLTGNTNWVTYGIEGVTGNLTIQSTKAVTAGINGGYSTSGYGGYFAGFSSTPIIAKQTGDCIPGIILEVDDSYDTYQWYLESTAIPGATSNTYTPTVAGNYTVKVTMGTCPPVTTPVYKVFKCLQQTNKTIYICGAKTITPTFTNSTQTLSPGSVTIITQPTKGTATINPSTGVITYMPNTGNTPGTQDVIVYKFCGTAPEFVDCEEVTLNLMLVPFVLTDRTVYACKYSGNGFFDLTSANVTDNTVPTTKKYYPTLADLNAGTNEITNPSNYFSAAGFVYVYVTTNEGCAGIAKITLDFYPTPVVKDASLTVCYIPNNETKGAFDLTSANVTSETPVTKKYYPTFTDASNGTNEITLNSTLYISANSTVYVRVFNSNNCYAIAKISLNVTPPNRSTVLKNKYICINDRTTLDAGPGYQSYLWSTGATTQTLPGVGVGEYWVTLQSNGCYVTQLVSVKKAEDPVITNIEISNNSATVLVNGGTAPYKYSLDGTNWQDSNVFTNLSRGQHKFFVKDSFNCAPISVELTVPNLVNVITPNGDKVNDYIDYKELAYKENLTFVVYDRYGNMVFKGDKFNNYKWDGTHQDKKILTGTYWYHINWNEPNAAKTPIKYSGWILVKNRE; this is encoded by the coding sequence ATGAAAAGATTTCTACTGAGTTTAGTATTAATATTTCTATCTTTCTCTTCCCTCTTTGCCCAAAGAGATACAGAGCATTGGATAGCGCCATATTATTACTCGACATCGTACACTCAGGCTTTGTATTTATCTACAGACTCTGTAACACCATTTCAGGTAACAATTTATAGTAATAATACTCCTTTACCTAATGGAGTGGTTACGATAAGCAAGAATAATCCTGTTGTTTTTCCGGTACCAGCAGGAACGGTATCTACCAATTCCAATTCGGAAGCCTTTAATGTTATTAACAAAGGAATGTATCTTAATGGTGCAAAGCCATTTTACTGTACATTAAGAATGGTAAGCAGTACCACTCACGCAGAAATATTAACAAGTAAAGGTAAAGCAGGTATTGGTAATAAGTTTTATGTAGCCGGAACTCCTTATGATGGCTCTACTGATAGTCTTTACAATTTCACAGCGGGTGTATTGGCAACAGAAAACAATACAGTAGTTACTGTTACATGGACTGGAAGTATCAGTTTCTATGGTGGAGGTGTTCCGCCAAGTAACACTAAAACATTCACACTTAATAAAGGACAGTCATTTATATTTGCAGGTAGTGGTGATGGTACATCACCATTTACAGGTGCTAAAATTGTATCTAATAAACCTATAACCCTTACCAATGGAAACGTTAATGGTAATTTTGGAAACAATCCTTCAGGTTCAGATGCTGTTTTGGATCAGTCTGTTCCTGTCGAAAGATTAGGAAGCACTTTTGCAATGGTAAGAACAAGATCTACCAATGACGATTTAGAAGGTGCTATTATTGTAGCTACAGAAGATAACACACAAATTTTCTTGAATGGGTCTAATATTCCTGCTGCTACAAAAAATGAAGGTGAATGGTTCAGAGTAACAGGAGCTAGCTATATACAGCAAGGAGGTGCTTCTTCCAATCATTATAACATGTTGGTTTCTACTTCAAAAAATGCGTATGTATACCAATTGGTATCTGTTCTAAATAGCAATGCAACATGTGGATTTAACTACATACCACCTTTAAGCTGTTTCTTACCTAAGAAAATTGATGAAATACCACTTATTAACGAAATGCCTTTGGGTACAGGAAGTACGAGTACTGTTCCGTCTGGTGTAGTTATTAAACTAAATATTTTAACTGAAGCAGGTGCAAACGTTACCGTAAATGGAGTTGCACCAACTGCAGCACAAGGACCTTTTCAGCTTACAGGTAATACCAACTGGGTAACATACGGAATAGAAGGAGTTACTGGTAACTTAACAATTCAGTCTACAAAAGCTGTAACCGCAGGAATCAATGGAGGATATTCAACTTCTGGATATGGCGGTTATTTTGCGGGATTCTCCTCAACTCCTATTATTGCTAAGCAAACAGGAGACTGTATTCCAGGAATTATTTTAGAAGTTGATGACAGCTACGACACGTACCAGTGGTATTTAGAAAGCACTGCTATTCCTGGAGCCACTTCAAACACTTATACTCCTACAGTGGCAGGTAACTATACTGTAAAAGTAACAATGGGTACATGTCCTCCAGTAACTACACCTGTATATAAAGTATTTAAATGTTTACAACAAACTAATAAAACGATATACATCTGTGGAGCTAAAACAATTACTCCAACATTTACAAATTCTACTCAAACGTTATCTCCAGGAAGTGTTACAATTATAACACAACCCACAAAAGGTACGGCAACAATTAATCCAAGTACCGGTGTTATAACTTATATGCCTAATACAGGGAATACTCCTGGTACACAAGATGTAATCGTTTATAAATTCTGTGGAACAGCTCCAGAGTTTGTAGATTGCGAAGAAGTAACTTTAAATTTAATGCTAGTACCATTTGTATTAACAGACAGAACAGTATATGCTTGTAAATATTCTGGAAACGGATTTTTTGATTTGACTTCTGCAAATGTTACAGACAATACAGTACCTACTACTAAAAAGTACTATCCTACTTTAGCAGATTTAAATGCTGGTACAAACGAAATTACGAACCCTTCAAATTATTTTTCAGCTGCTGGTTTTGTATATGTGTATGTTACAACCAATGAAGGCTGTGCTGGTATTGCAAAAATCACCTTAGATTTTTACCCAACACCAGTAGTTAAAGATGCTAGTTTAACGGTTTGCTATATTCCAAATAATGAAACAAAAGGAGCTTTTGATCTAACTTCAGCGAATGTAACTTCCGAGACTCCGGTAACTAAAAAATATTACCCAACATTTACTGATGCAAGCAACGGAACCAATGAAATTACTTTAAATTCAACTTTGTATATTTCTGCAAATAGCACAGTATATGTAAGAGTATTTAATTCTAATAACTGTTATGCAATTGCAAAAATCAGTTTAAATGTAACTCCACCAAACAGATCTACAGTATTGAAAAATAAATATATCTGTATTAATGACAGAACTACTTTAGATGCTGGACCTGGATATCAGTCGTATTTATGGAGCACTGGTGCGACTACACAAACATTACCTGGTGTGGGAGTTGGAGAATATTGGGTTACCTTACAAAGTAACGGATGTTATGTGACACAATTGGTAAGCGTGAAAAAAGCAGAGGATCCGGTAATCACCAATATCGAAATATCAAATAACTCGGCAACTGTACTTGTAAACGGAGGAACAGCTCCATATAAATATTCTTTGGATGGAACCAACTGGCAAGATTCAAATGTATTTACCAATCTATCAAGAGGGCAACATAAGTTTTTTGTAAAAGATTCTTTTAACTGTGCTCCTATTTCAGTAGAACTTACAGTACCAAACTTAGTAAATGTTATTACTCCAAATGGCGACAAAGTAAATGATTATATAGACTATAAAGAATTAGCATATAAAGAAAATCTTACTTTTGTAGTGTATGACAGATATGGAAATATGGTCTTTAAAGGTGATAAGTTTAACAACTATAAATGGGATGGAACTCACCAAGATAAAAAAATTCTTACGGGAACTTATTGGTACCACATTAATTGGAATGAGCCAAATGCGGCTAAAACCCCAATTAAATATTCCGGATGGATTTTAGTTAAAAACAGAGAATAA
- a CDS encoding T9SS type B sorting domain-containing protein, whose protein sequence is MKRILLLICTFFCLLFQAQLDTEHWFAPMASKAGSSGLEGYLYLSTDETTPFTVQIFNNNTLFVAVQVSKGNPVEVNIPNNFLITTNQSNLFTPNSMGLNVKGTKRFFANYRFSLQNHAEIITSKGLAGLGTKFFAAPIPLTGSQTYINSTIGITATEDNTNVVVSGYNPNVVFSNGTSSPTKTFTLNKGQSYILDAVSADSPYNLTGLVGAKIESTKPISVTNGNFNGIYTNLNFTNNDVLMDQSVPVNRLGKDFILVKGNGNANNQMETALIIATEDNTQIAFNGAGIATTLNTGQYYMVPTNYYINQGNGNYNMSISSNKNIYVYQLLAGIMGSPSNNEFATGGMNFIPPLSCFMPNKVDEIGFINKIGGQSFNTKLNIITQSGATVTLNGAPIAANNGPYPVTGNPNWVTYSVPNVSGTISVNSTKSVTAGIAAGSGAVGYGGYFAGFSSVPAISKTGDCYAGILLQVDNSYDSYQWFLNGNPIPGATSYSINPELHGAGNYTCQVTKLNCETKLTSVYAYTLCPPITTTTYNIGSCNTKTITPAFTNSTQTIVPSLTGIILQPTSGTATVNPINGQITYTPNNNLTANTTDTFIYYIQGNGNPFDFEYFKIIINTNILQTNNASLVSCTNSSGNGTFDLTSANITSSTGSTFSYYTNPNLTGQITNPANYNGPAGTIYANVTSSFGCTKTAQINLTINPSPNINTANFNANLCDDNLDGIIDVNFSTVTPQIVTNSGNFTVRYYLNQADANAGNNNTLPNNWTYTTNTPVFLRVDGVNTNCPPAFGQINFSIGSKISLSTSDYSTLICDTNWDGTEVVNLNTFKNNFTTDPAVTLSFYSTYADAQNAVNTIAATQTIAPSQVFYVRFQKSGVCSNIAKLTVSLDQLSTSNATLSACSNSTGTATFNLTTAVVTSTPGATVSYFSDAALTTPITTPSNYNSTGGTVYAQVTSTFGCTKTAQINLTVNPLPNINTSNFNANLCDDNFDGIVDVNFSNITPQIVTNSGSFIIKYYLNQADANAGNNNTLPNNWTYTSNTTVYVRVEGNNTNCTPALGQINFKIGSRINLIPNSGSYDICDSDLDGTQNISLNDYKIFYTTDPSVTVTFYSTLADAQSGTNTISPAQNISGITTFYLRFTSSTACANIGKLIINLKPPKKSEVLKNKIVCTNEKTLLDAGTGFTSYSWSTGATTQSITAGEGIYFVDLGFNGCVYRQTVTVAPAPLPSINSITVTGNTATINVTGGTAPYQYSLNGMDYQSSNVFTGLVRGTYKVYVIGKDGCQPVTKEFLIINLINTITPNHDGKNDYLDYSDLKIKEQVSIEVVDRYGAAVYKSVGKDYVWDGRIGGRNLPTGTYWYILKWIEPDTKLPVSYSGWLLIKNRE, encoded by the coding sequence ATGAAAAGAATTCTATTATTAATCTGCACATTTTTTTGCTTATTATTCCAAGCACAGTTAGATACAGAACACTGGTTTGCCCCGATGGCTTCCAAAGCCGGAAGTTCTGGTCTTGAAGGCTATTTATATCTTTCTACAGATGAAACTACACCATTTACAGTACAAATTTTTAATAATAATACTTTATTTGTAGCTGTTCAGGTAAGCAAAGGAAATCCTGTAGAGGTGAACATCCCTAATAATTTTTTAATTACTACCAATCAATCTAATCTTTTTACACCCAACTCTATGGGGTTAAATGTAAAAGGAACAAAAAGATTTTTTGCGAATTACAGATTTTCACTTCAAAATCATGCAGAAATAATTACTTCTAAAGGTTTAGCCGGTTTAGGAACCAAATTCTTTGCCGCTCCAATACCGCTTACAGGTTCACAGACATACATAAACTCAACAATTGGTATAACTGCTACGGAAGATAATACTAATGTCGTTGTTTCAGGATACAACCCAAATGTCGTTTTCTCTAACGGAACTTCTTCGCCTACTAAAACATTTACCTTAAATAAAGGACAGTCTTATATACTAGACGCAGTAAGTGCTGATAGCCCTTATAATTTAACAGGATTGGTGGGTGCAAAAATTGAATCCACAAAGCCTATATCGGTTACAAATGGTAATTTCAACGGAATTTACACCAATTTAAACTTTACCAATAATGATGTTTTGATGGATCAGTCGGTTCCTGTAAACAGATTGGGAAAAGATTTCATTTTGGTGAAAGGAAATGGAAACGCAAACAACCAAATGGAAACGGCACTTATTATTGCTACAGAAGACAACACTCAAATAGCATTTAATGGAGCTGGAATAGCTACAACATTGAATACCGGACAATATTATATGGTTCCTACCAACTATTACATCAACCAGGGAAATGGGAACTATAACATGAGCATTAGCTCAAACAAAAATATCTATGTTTATCAGTTACTTGCGGGTATCATGGGTAGTCCTTCCAATAATGAATTTGCTACCGGAGGAATGAATTTCATCCCGCCTCTAAGCTGTTTTATGCCTAATAAGGTTGATGAAATAGGATTTATCAATAAAATTGGAGGACAATCTTTCAATACCAAACTCAATATTATCACCCAATCCGGAGCCACAGTAACTTTAAACGGAGCTCCAATAGCTGCCAACAACGGACCGTATCCTGTAACCGGAAATCCCAATTGGGTAACTTATTCGGTACCGAATGTTTCAGGAACTATTTCTGTAAATTCTACCAAATCTGTTACAGCAGGTATTGCAGCAGGAAGTGGAGCTGTAGGTTATGGAGGATATTTTGCAGGATTTTCTTCGGTTCCGGCAATATCCAAAACAGGCGACTGTTATGCAGGAATTCTATTACAGGTAGATAATTCTTATGATTCTTATCAGTGGTTTCTGAATGGAAATCCTATTCCGGGAGCAACTTCTTATTCTATTAACCCGGAACTTCACGGTGCTGGAAATTATACTTGCCAAGTCACCAAACTTAACTGTGAGACCAAACTAACTTCAGTATACGCTTATACACTTTGCCCACCAATAACTACTACTACCTACAATATTGGATCGTGTAATACTAAAACCATTACTCCTGCTTTTACAAATTCAACACAAACTATCGTTCCGTCGCTTACTGGAATTATTCTTCAGCCAACATCGGGTACTGCAACTGTAAACCCCATAAACGGGCAAATTACTTATACTCCCAATAATAATCTTACAGCCAACACAACAGATACATTTATTTATTATATTCAAGGAAACGGTAATCCTTTTGATTTTGAATATTTTAAAATCATCATTAACACCAATATTCTTCAAACCAATAACGCAAGTTTGGTTTCTTGTACCAATTCTTCCGGAAACGGAACTTTTGATTTAACGAGTGCCAATATTACATCAAGCACCGGATCTACATTCAGTTATTACACTAACCCAAATTTAACCGGGCAGATTACCAACCCTGCAAATTATAACGGTCCTGCAGGAACTATTTACGCAAATGTGACTTCATCTTTTGGATGTACAAAAACAGCACAGATTAATTTAACGATAAATCCTTCGCCTAACATCAACACTGCAAATTTCAATGCTAATCTATGCGATGATAATTTAGATGGAATAATAGATGTGAATTTTTCTACGGTTACGCCACAAATAGTTACCAATTCGGGAAATTTTACAGTAAGATATTACCTGAATCAGGCAGACGCAAATGCAGGAAATAACAACACACTACCCAATAACTGGACTTATACTACCAACACACCTGTTTTTTTAAGAGTAGATGGAGTTAACACCAATTGTCCTCCAGCTTTTGGACAGATTAACTTTTCCATAGGATCGAAAATATCTTTATCTACATCAGATTATTCTACATTGATATGTGATACCAATTGGGACGGAACAGAGGTAGTAAATTTGAATACTTTCAAAAATAATTTCACCACAGATCCAGCGGTAACACTTAGCTTTTACAGTACTTATGCTGATGCTCAAAATGCTGTAAATACCATTGCTGCAACTCAGACCATTGCTCCTTCGCAAGTTTTTTATGTTCGTTTTCAAAAATCGGGAGTTTGTTCTAACATTGCCAAGCTAACGGTATCATTAGATCAACTATCAACTTCTAATGCGACATTATCAGCTTGTTCCAACAGTACCGGAACAGCAACTTTCAATCTAACCACAGCAGTCGTTACTTCAACTCCGGGTGCAACGGTATCATACTTTTCAGATGCTGCACTTACAACACCTATTACAACGCCTTCAAACTATAACTCTACAGGCGGAACGGTTTACGCTCAGGTTACCTCAACTTTTGGATGTACAAAAACCGCACAGATTAATTTAACAGTAAATCCATTACCTAATATCAACACCTCAAATTTTAACGCAAACCTTTGTGATGATAATTTTGATGGAATAGTAGATGTGAATTTTTCGAACATCACGCCTCAAATCGTTACAAATTCGGGAAGTTTTATAATAAAATATTACCTGAACCAAGCTGACGCAAATGCAGGAAATAATAATACATTACCCAATAACTGGACCTATACAAGCAATACAACAGTATATGTAAGAGTGGAAGGAAATAATACCAACTGTACCCCTGCTTTAGGACAGATTAACTTTAAAATTGGCAGCCGCATAAACCTAATTCCTAATAGTGGTTCTTATGATATATGTGATAGTGATTTGGATGGTACACAAAACATCAGTCTTAATGATTATAAAATCTTTTATACTACAGACCCTTCTGTAACTGTAACATTTTACAGTACATTGGCAGATGCTCAATCTGGAACTAATACTATTTCACCTGCACAGAATATTTCCGGAATAACAACATTTTATTTAAGATTTACAAGCAGTACTGCATGTGCAAATATTGGTAAACTAATCATTAATTTAAAACCTCCAAAAAAATCTGAAGTTCTTAAAAATAAAATTGTCTGTACAAATGAAAAGACTTTATTAGATGCAGGAACAGGATTTACTTCATATTCTTGGAGTACAGGCGCCACTACCCAATCTATTACTGCAGGAGAAGGTATTTATTTTGTGGATTTAGGATTTAACGGATGCGTTTACAGACAGACAGTTACTGTAGCTCCCGCTCCTCTCCCATCTATCAACAGTATTACAGTTACAGGAAATACTGCTACAATTAATGTAACTGGCGGAACAGCTCCGTATCAATATTCTTTAAACGGAATGGATTATCAAAGTTCCAATGTTTTTACCGGTTTGGTAAGAGGTACGTATAAAGTTTATGTAATTGGCAAAGATGGCTGCCAACCTGTAACAAAAGAGTTTTTGATTATTAATTTAATTAATACCATTACGCCAAATCATGACGGAAAAAATGATTACTTAGACTATTCTGATTTAAAAATAAAAGAGCAGGTAAGTATTGAAGTGGTAGACAGATACGGTGCAGCGGTGTACAAATCTGTGGGGAAAGATTACGTTTGGGACGGAAGAATTGGAGGTAGAAATTTACCTACAGGAACCTACTGGTATATCTTGAAATGGATAGAACCAGATACCAAATTACCAGTTTCGTATTCTGGATGGCTTTTAATTAAGAATAGAGAATAA
- the tsf gene encoding translation elongation factor Ts yields the protein MSYSPAAADVAKLRNQTGAGMMDCKKALAEAEGDFEKAVDILRKKGQKVAANRADRESTEGAVIARVNEDSTLGAIISLNCETDFVAKNEAFIELAYELAEMAIFAATKEELLATDFHGITVAEKLVEQTGVIGEKIEIGAFERISGPFLGAYIHAGNKIAAITALSANVEGAEEAAKSVSMQVAAMNPIALDETQVSQETIDKELEIERELLTKEGKPANIIDNILKGKMQRFYKDNTLVHQSFIKDNGISVADYVKSVSGDLKVTGFVRVSL from the coding sequence ATGTCTTATTCACCAGCTGCTGCAGATGTAGCAAAATTGAGAAACCAAACAGGTGCAGGTATGATGGACTGCAAGAAAGCTCTAGCGGAAGCAGAAGGAGATTTTGAAAAAGCAGTAGACATCCTTAGAAAAAAAGGTCAGAAAGTTGCTGCTAACAGAGCCGACAGAGAATCTACTGAAGGAGCTGTAATCGCAAGAGTAAACGAAGACAGTACTTTGGGTGCTATCATCTCTTTAAACTGCGAAACTGATTTCGTTGCTAAAAACGAAGCATTCATCGAACTTGCTTACGAATTGGCAGAAATGGCAATTTTCGCTGCAACTAAAGAAGAATTATTAGCTACAGATTTCCACGGAATTACTGTTGCTGAAAAATTGGTTGAGCAAACAGGAGTAATCGGTGAGAAAATTGAAATTGGTGCTTTCGAAAGAATTTCAGGACCATTCTTGGGTGCTTACATCCACGCTGGTAACAAAATTGCTGCTATCACTGCACTTTCTGCTAATGTAGAAGGAGCTGAAGAAGCTGCAAAATCTGTTTCTATGCAGGTTGCTGCAATGAACCCTATCGCTCTAGACGAAACTCAGGTTTCTCAGGAAACTATCGACAAAGAATTAGAAATCGAAAGAGAATTGTTAACTAAAGAAGGTAAGCCTGCAAACATTATCGATAATATCTTAAAAGGTAAAATGCAGAGATTCTACAAAGACAATACTTTAGTACACCAGTCTTTCATTAAAGACAACGGTATTTCTGTTGCAGATTACGTAAAATCTGTAAGTGGAGATCTTAAAGTAACAGGTTTTGTAAGAGTAAGCTTGTAA
- a CDS encoding DUF6759 domain-containing protein — MKKIFLILFLSVFSLGIAQKKKKTGSKAKVVAEKETVIIYTLQEAETSNEPRIIAGFIKQNPGHEKTDALKRRLINIIMADNSIEAKPTIKPLSKDKIEKIVSNNELNKGKNFAANKTSSEKNVSLASAGSNKNSEVSEQGKKTASMLSHIFNNDPNDKEAYINIKNKSKCNLIVKISGNKYYNLEVPARGQNFVMVEKGEYILTTQVCDAKYSSLKKIQKDIQIELNVAE; from the coding sequence ATGAAAAAAATATTTCTAATTTTATTTTTAAGTGTTTTCAGTCTTGGTATAGCGCAAAAGAAGAAAAAGACAGGCTCGAAAGCAAAGGTAGTTGCAGAAAAAGAAACGGTGATTATATATACATTGCAAGAAGCTGAAACCAGTAACGAACCAAGAATTATCGCAGGTTTTATTAAGCAAAATCCAGGTCACGAAAAAACTGATGCTCTAAAGAGAAGATTAATTAATATCATCATGGCAGATAATTCTATCGAAGCCAAACCAACCATAAAACCTTTAAGCAAAGATAAGATTGAAAAAATTGTAAGCAATAACGAACTGAATAAAGGTAAGAATTTTGCTGCAAATAAAACTTCTTCAGAAAAGAATGTAAGTCTGGCTTCTGCGGGAAGTAATAAGAATTCCGAGGTCAGCGAGCAAGGTAAAAAAACAGCTTCAATGCTTAGTCATATTTTTAATAATGATCCGAATGATAAGGAAGCGTATATCAATATTAAAAATAAATCTAAATGTAATCTTATCGTAAAAATAAGTGGCAATAAATATTATAATTTAGAAGTTCCGGCAAGAGGACAGAATTTTGTAATGGTTGAAAAAGGAGAATATATTCTTACAACACAAGTTTGTGATGCTAAATATTCTTCTCTGAAAAAAATACAAAAAGATATTCAGATTGAACTTAACGTAGCTGAATAA
- a CDS encoding T9SS type A sorting domain-containing protein codes for MKYLNSVFLLFVLSIVNAQSPAIQWQKCFGGSNSETGNSIKITSDGGYILAGSSNSVNGDVTQNFGGVDYWIVKMNSVGTIQWQKSYGGSGDDYANSVQQTSDGGYIVAGTSKSNNGHISNSHGNNDFWIIKLDSTGNLIWQKSLGGTSNDSAQSVQQTTDGGYIVAGSSSSNNGDVSANHGYSDFWIVKLNSTGNIIWEKSLGGSGEDVAMSVRQTSEGGYIIAGYTNSSNGNVTQNFGGSDYWVIKLNSLGNLEWEKSIGNLFDDISYSAEQTMDGGYIVAGATTLNSESGVPDYRVLKLNSAGGIEWSRYFGGNAHDNGQEVRQTPDGGYIVGGWTVSNNGDVTGNHGIQDFWLVKLNSQGSLVWQKTLGGIDVDAFSSLEVTPDNGYIVAGYTMSNSGDVSGNHGAMDAWVVKLNPEQLGVSESIHTNQILMYPNPAKNFFYLDHLPADVLVDFTDISGRKVFSEYFNTEKIKINTSEFTNGTYIVSVKKKDGTFVFSEKLIISK; via the coding sequence ATGAAATATCTCAATTCTGTTTTTCTTCTTTTTGTTTTATCAATTGTTAATGCTCAAAGTCCGGCTATCCAATGGCAGAAATGCTTTGGAGGGAGTAATTCTGAAACAGGAAACTCTATAAAAATTACTTCGGACGGAGGTTATATACTTGCGGGAAGTTCTAATTCTGTAAATGGCGATGTTACCCAGAATTTTGGCGGAGTAGACTATTGGATTGTAAAAATGAATTCTGTTGGAACCATTCAATGGCAAAAATCGTATGGAGGTAGTGGAGATGATTATGCAAATTCTGTTCAGCAAACATCTGATGGTGGATATATTGTGGCGGGAACTTCCAAATCAAATAATGGGCACATTAGTAATAGCCATGGGAATAATGATTTTTGGATTATAAAATTAGATTCTACTGGTAATTTGATTTGGCAAAAGTCTTTGGGCGGAACAAGTAATGATTCCGCTCAATCTGTTCAGCAGACAACCGATGGAGGGTATATCGTAGCGGGTTCATCATCTTCTAATAATGGTGATGTTAGTGCTAATCATGGATATTCTGATTTTTGGATTGTAAAACTCAATTCTACTGGGAATATTATATGGGAAAAGTCTTTGGGAGGAAGCGGAGAGGATGTGGCAATGTCGGTTCGACAGACTTCAGAAGGAGGATATATTATTGCAGGTTATACTAATTCTTCCAATGGAAATGTTACTCAGAATTTTGGAGGTTCAGATTACTGGGTTATAAAATTGAATTCCTTGGGAAATTTAGAATGGGAAAAATCTATTGGTAATTTATTCGACGATATTTCTTACTCAGCAGAGCAAACAATGGATGGTGGCTATATTGTGGCAGGAGCTACCACACTCAATTCTGAATCTGGAGTTCCGGATTACCGGGTTTTAAAGCTAAATAGTGCGGGAGGAATAGAATGGAGCAGGTATTTTGGGGGTAATGCTCACGATAATGGTCAGGAAGTTCGTCAGACGCCAGATGGCGGATATATTGTTGGTGGATGGACGGTATCCAACAATGGAGATGTAACGGGTAATCATGGTATTCAGGACTTTTGGCTCGTAAAATTAAATTCACAAGGAAGTTTAGTTTGGCAGAAAACTTTAGGAGGAATTGATGTTGATGCTTTCTCGTCTCTTGAAGTTACTCCGGATAATGGTTATATTGTTGCGGGTTATACAATGTCTAATTCTGGTGACGTTTCTGGTAATCACGGAGCTATGGATGCTTGGGTAGTTAAATTAAATCCTGAACAGCTAGGTGTTTCAGAATCTATACATACTAATCAGATTCTGATGTATCCCAATCCTGCAAAAAATTTCTTTTATTTGGATCATCTTCCTGCAGATGTTCTTGTTGATTTTACCGATATTTCTGGAAGAAAAGTTTTTTCAGAATATTTTAATACTGAAAAAATAAAAATCAATACATCAGAATTTACCAACGGAACTTACATCGTGAGTGTTAAGAAGAAAGATGGTACGTTTGTTTTCTCAGAAAAATTAATAATCAGTAAATAG